In Enterobacter cloacae, the following are encoded in one genomic region:
- a CDS encoding N-acetyltransferase gives MAITVRALRAEDYSQWRPLWDGYTHFYDCELDESITASTWERAQATTHSSLFCRVAEMDGKVVGFAMCILHEGTWSTAPVCYLEDLFVDAAVRGAGAGQALIDALMAEGKREGWAILYWMTRQNNPARKLYDKFAEADDYVRYRISL, from the coding sequence ATGGCGATAACGGTAAGAGCTTTACGCGCAGAAGATTATTCACAGTGGCGTCCGCTTTGGGACGGTTACACCCATTTTTATGACTGTGAACTCGATGAATCCATCACTGCATCGACATGGGAAAGGGCGCAGGCGACGACTCATTCGTCTCTGTTTTGCCGGGTTGCGGAAATGGACGGCAAGGTTGTGGGTTTCGCCATGTGCATTCTGCACGAAGGTACCTGGTCGACAGCGCCAGTTTGCTATCTGGAAGATCTGTTTGTCGATGCCGCAGTACGCGGCGCTGGAGCCGGGCAGGCATTAATCGATGCCCTGATGGCAGAAGGCAAGCGAGAAGGGTGGGCAATACTCTACTGGATGACCCGGCAGAACAATCCCGCACGTAAACTCTATGACAAATTTGCTGAAGCCGACGATTACGTTCGTTACCGCATTTCGCTGTAA
- the tam gene encoding trans-aconitate 2-methyltransferase — protein MADWDPSLYLQYAAERTRPAAELLARISLDEVSSLVDLGCGPGNSTALLKHRWPSAHITGVDNSPAMLEEARRTFPDCHFVEADIRRYKPAQPLSLIYANASLQWVPDHYDLLPHLVSLLHLNGVLAIQMPDNWLEPTHIAMREVAYEQGYPDRGREPLPGVHAYYDILTDAGCDVDIWRTTYFHKMSSHQAIIDWVSATGLRPWLQELNESEQKHFLKRYHELLEEQYPLQENGQILLAFPRLFIIAKRQP, from the coding sequence ATGGCTGACTGGGATCCTTCTCTTTACCTTCAATATGCTGCCGAACGTACGCGCCCTGCCGCTGAACTGCTCGCCCGGATTTCACTGGATGAGGTGTCATCTCTGGTTGATTTAGGTTGCGGGCCAGGAAACAGTACCGCACTGTTAAAGCATCGCTGGCCTTCGGCACACATTACTGGCGTGGATAACTCGCCGGCGATGCTCGAAGAAGCACGTCGCACCTTTCCAGACTGTCACTTTGTCGAGGCAGACATTCGGCGGTACAAACCTGCTCAACCGCTCAGCCTGATTTACGCCAACGCGTCGCTACAATGGGTTCCTGACCATTACGATCTCCTGCCACACCTCGTTTCTTTGCTCCACTTAAACGGCGTGCTGGCGATACAGATGCCCGATAACTGGCTCGAACCCACGCACATCGCCATGCGTGAAGTCGCCTATGAACAAGGTTATCCCGATCGCGGCCGCGAACCTCTGCCTGGGGTGCATGCGTATTACGATATTCTTACGGATGCGGGCTGCGATGTGGATATCTGGCGGACCACCTATTTTCACAAAATGAGTTCGCATCAGGCCATTATTGACTGGGTCAGTGCCACCGGTCTGCGTCCGTGGTTACAGGAACTCAACGAGAGCGAACAGAAACATTTTCTGAAGCGTTACCATGAACTGCTGGAAGAGCAGTATCCGCTCCAGGAAAACGGGCAGATACTGCTGGCTTTTCCACGGCTGTTTATCATTGCTAAACGTCAGCCATGA
- a CDS encoding DeoR family transcriptional regulator, with the protein MLTSQRKQLILEKLQAEGQVQSKALSMLFTVSEDTIRRDLRELAAEGRLQRVHGGALPSSSAIAPFAERQSLKMDAKKRVARKGAQLISPGQVVIIDGGTTTSELITFLPSDLNITVVTHSPGIALGLVNHPAIEVILIGGRLYKHSIVTVGAAAIEGIGNIHADLFFMGVTGIHPDTGLTTGDFEEACIKRAFSGRAAETVVLASPEKINSASSFVIGDLSLVNTIVVEDDTDKAWINAITGKGVSVVM; encoded by the coding sequence ATGCTCACCAGCCAGCGAAAGCAGTTAATCCTCGAAAAATTACAGGCAGAAGGTCAGGTTCAGTCGAAAGCGCTCAGCATGCTTTTCACGGTTTCTGAGGATACGATCCGTCGTGACTTACGTGAGCTGGCGGCAGAAGGGCGTTTACAACGTGTACACGGTGGCGCGCTGCCGTCATCTTCGGCGATTGCACCGTTTGCAGAACGGCAGTCTCTGAAAATGGATGCGAAAAAAAGGGTCGCTCGTAAAGGCGCACAGCTTATTTCTCCGGGCCAGGTGGTGATCATTGATGGAGGGACAACCACATCGGAACTGATTACGTTCTTACCCTCTGACCTGAATATTACCGTGGTGACGCACAGCCCGGGTATCGCGCTGGGGTTGGTTAATCATCCTGCCATTGAGGTTATCCTCATTGGTGGGCGTTTATACAAACATTCGATTGTGACGGTTGGTGCGGCGGCCATTGAAGGCATTGGTAATATTCATGCGGATCTCTTTTTCATGGGGGTCACAGGGATCCACCCGGATACCGGACTTACCACCGGTGATTTTGAAGAAGCGTGCATCAAACGCGCATTTTCCGGCAGAGCCGCAGAGACCGTAGTTCTTGCTTCACCGGAAAAAATTAATTCGGCATCATCGTTTGTGATTGGTGATTTGTCGCTGGTTAATACCATTGTTGTGGAAGACGA